A segment of the Desulfobulbaceae bacterium genome:
CGGTATCCAAGTCCCCCTGGGGTTACACGGAGACCTTCGGCGCCACCGCCCCGATTAAGGAGTATCGGGATAACCCCCGCTTTTCGGGCTCCTATTCCGGGGCGAGTCAGTTCTCCTCTTATCGGGCAGGAAAGCGCACCCTAGGTGGCCACTTCAAGGCCTCTCATAAGAACCCTGAGTCTCCTAATTACGATACCAGCGGGGCCTCGGAGGTGACCGTGATGGGCACTATCGACGGACTGTGCACTCCCTGTCACGACCCGCATGGGGTCAGCCCGGCCTTGGGTAACAAAAAGCCCTATGCTCTGCCGATTCTCAAAGGGACCTGGCTCTCCTCGCCCTATAAGGAGGATGGTCCGCCGCTGGCAACCCCTACTTCGTTTGGTGATTACGATGACGGCTGGTCGTCAGGGGGCAGGCCCTATCCACAAAAACCTAATCCGCAACCGGCCGGGGTGTGGCGCACCGACCGCAACACCTTTAATCTGGCTGATCTCAGTGTGGCGGGCAATTATCCGGTGGCTTACAGTCGAGTGAGCGAAGAGGCCGAGACCTTTGCCGGACTCTGCCTCAGCTGTCATGCCAAGGATACCCTGACCACTGAGGCCAGCGAGGTATCGACGGCCTCCATCCCTTGGGCGACTTCATCCCGCATTCATCGTTCAGTGAAGGGTTGGGGCTGGAACGATGGCGAGACCCCTCGTGAACACTCTTATACCTGTTCCAAGTGCCATAAACCCCACGCCTCGGGTTTGCCCCGCTTGATGCAGACCAACTGCCTAAATAGCACACACCGAGGGAAAGTGGTCTCGGGGGGGACCCCAGGGCGTGGCGACGCTGGTGAGTTTCCTCTTGGCTTTTATTATCCCAACTCCAATAACTGTCATGCTGCCCCCACGGCCAATGGTGCGGCTGGTTGGCCTAACAACCAGCGCTGGAACCTGGTTACTCCCTGGACAGGAGGGCAATGAGATGAGAGAGAACGCCCGTAACGGTCAAGGTGAGATATTGACAAGGAAGAGGAGAGAGGGGGCTGTTATGCGAATGGGAAGGCAACGAAATATCCTGGTCATGCTTTTTGGCCTGGCTCTGGTCTTGGTGGGCAGTGTCTCGTTCTCCCAGGCGGCAGGAGATCTCTTTATCTGGCAGTTCTCGCACAGTCAGCCCGGAATTCAGGAGGCTAAGGCCAGTGCAGTCGACTCGTTAGGTAATCTGGTTATCACCGGCTATACCAATAGTGGTGGTGATGACGATTGGTATACTATCAAGCTCAGCAGTGACGGCCAGAGCGTTTTGTGGACGGCTCGTTATGCTAACCCGCAGGGTGATGATCTTGCCGTTGCGGTGGCGGTTGATGGCAACGACGATGTGATTGTCACCGGGTACGTTTTTAACGGGGTCAATAAGGATATCGCGGTCATTAAGTATGATGGGGCTAACGGTAACCAGCAGGGGGAGCCGTTTATTATGAATGGCGTGGCCAATGGCGACGACCTGGCCCAGGCCCTGGCGGTTGATGCCTTAAATAATATCTATGTGGCCGGCTACTCCCATACCGGGACCAGCGCGGGGGATAACGCCCTCATCTTCCGGCTCGGCCCTGGTGGCCCCAATCCGGACGGCACGCCCATCTGGCAGGTCAATTATAACGGAGCTGCCAATGGCGATGACCGTTTTACCACGGTCATCGCCGGGGTGAGCGGCATTGCCGTGGCAGGTCACAGCAGAGTCATGCATAGTGGCGGTCGTGAGGACTTTGATTATCTGACTATGAAGATCGATGCTACCGGTACGACGCTATGGCAAAAGAATTATGATCACGGTTCTGAGAACGATCTGGCTTATTATGTCGGCATGGATCAGTTCGGCAACGTCATTGTCACCGGTGAGGTCCTGGCCGGGGGACAGCATGACATGCGAACGATCAAATACGCTGGGGGCGATGGCCAGCAGCTGTGGGCCAGGTCGTACAGCGGCGGCAGTCCCAATATCCCTCGGGGGTTGGTGGTCGATAGTGACGGCGAGGTCTATCTTGCCGGCAACACCTTTACCAACAACGGCAAGGATGACTTCTATACGGCGCGGTATGCCGGGGCCAGCGGGGTGGTGGTCTGGGAGAAGGTCTTTGATTCCGGGGCCAATAACTCCGATATCCCTCAGGCCTTAGCCGTGGATCAAACCGGCGGCCTCTATGTCACCGGCTATACCCACAAGGCGGTGGACGGGGACGATGATTTTCAGACCCTGAAGTACAATAAGGAAAATGGCAACCTGATCTGGCAGCAGGCTCAGGATGGACCGCCGGCTGGTGGCAATCAGCAGCCGGTGGGGGTGGCGGTGGCTCTTTCGATCACTGCCGACGGTAACGTTTACGTGGCCGGATGGTCCCAGATTGCGACCGAGGATCTGGATTACTATGCGGTCAAGTATAGTGCCGACCTCCTGAATTCGCCTACCGGCCTGATCTCAACCGTGGTGAGTCAAACCAGGGTAGATCTCGTTTGGCAGGATAACTCTAACCCGCCCAACAATGAAGACACCTTCTGCGTTGAGCGCTGCCAGGGATTTGGCTGCGGTGATTTTGTCGAGATCACCTGTAGTGTCCCTCAGGACCAGACGACCTACAGCGATACCAGTGTCATCCGTGATATTTGGTATACATATCGACTAAAAGGCAAGAGCGTGGCTTTGGGCTACTCGCTGCCTACTGCTCCCTCCTCAGTCCTGACCACGGTGATCGACTATCCGGCCCCGGAGTGGCTCTATACCCATGATGGTGAAGGTCTTGACGATATGGCCAACGCCATTGCCGTGGGCAGCGACGATAACCCGGTGGCTACCGGCATGAGCGCCTCCGCCTATTCTCAGTACGATTACTATACCGTCAAGCTCGACCGGACCAACGCCGCTATCCCCCTGTGGATTGACGATTACGATGGGCCGGACGGTCAGGGCGACATGGGGATCTGCCTGGCAGTGGACAGCCATGACGATGTGGTTGTTTCCGGATTTTCGTCGATTGATGCTGGCCAAGGTGTCAACACCAACGATATCTTCACTATCAAGTACGCTAAGACCGGGCCCGACCCCTACACCGGTTACCCGGTGTGGACCTCCCAGTACAATGGCCCCGGCAACGACGATGATCGTTCCACGGCAGTGGCGTCTGCGGCCGATAACACCGATTTTACCGTGGTTACCGGTTACGGTAAGAACACTGACGGCAATGACGATATTTATTTGATCAAGTATAAACCCAATTATGATACAGCGGGTCAGGAGGTGTGGTCGATTGCCCCCTTCGATGGCGGCTTTAATGATTACCCCTCTGCCACGGCCTTTACCTTGGCAGGAAATGTGGTGGTGGTGGGTACGACGTATAACGCGGCCGGCGACAGTGATATCTTTATTAGTCAGTACCGAGGCAGTGATGGCACCCTGATGCCTGGTTGGCCCTATGTCCACGACTTCGGTAACGGGGTCGACGGCATCAACGCCCTGGCGGTGGCGGAGGACGGGTCGATCTATGTGGCCGGCTACGCTAGAAATAGCGCCGGTAACGTCGATATTTACGTGAACAAGTTTGATCAGGGCGGCAGCCCGCAATGGGGGGGGGGGCAGATCATCGATGGCGCAGGCCACGGCTTTGACGAGGCCAGGGGGGTGATGATCGATCCCAATGATGGTGAGATTGTGGTTGGGGCAACCGTCACCTCGGCTTCTGGGAGTCTGGACTTCCTGGTGTTGCGCTTTACTGCGGACGGGACCCTTCGCTGGAGCAGAACGCTCGATTTGGTGGAGCATGATGAGATTTTGCAGGGGATGACCATGTCGCCTTCGGGGGAGGTCTGTCTGGTGGGTGAGACGGATGATGATGTCGATACCGATGTCCTGGCGGTGAAGTACGACCATCTCGGCAACCTGATCGGTTCAACCCGGTTTGATCATGGGTATGATGATTTTGCTACCGCCATCACCGTTAACCGGCGGGGAGAGTTTTATGTCGCTGGGTATTCGGCTACCGGCCCCTTGGCCCACGATGATTATGACTTTGTGGTCTTTCGTTTCAACGGACAGGAGTTGCAAGCGCCATCCCCCCTGACCACTCACGTCCAGCATACGACGGTTGATTTGCTCTGGACGGAGAATGATCCCACGGTCAGCGGTTATAAGGTGTACCGGATCAACGGAACCTGCGCGGTGGGTGGTTCAAGCTTCAGCCCGGCGGACCTGATCCAGACTACGACCATGGTGACGACGGCGATCCATGATAGCGGGCTCAACATCAACGCCACTTACTGCTATGGGGTGGAGTCGTACCGTAGCAGCACCGGCGAGGTGTCTCGAATGATTGAACGCCAGGTCACCACTACCGTGCCGGTCCCTCCGGATACTCTGGTGGCAACGATCAAGAATACCTCGGCGGTGGATGTCTGCTGGCATGATAACAGCAGTTCCGAGGAGGGATTCGAGGTGCAGCGCTGTACAGGGGTTGATTGCGATTTTTCTGCAGTTACCTCCTTTTTAGTCCCGGCCGAACTGGATGGGGCGGCCGCCGCCACATGTATGGTAGACACCACGGCGTGTGATGCCGGGCAGGGCAAAGTGTTCAGGTATCGGGTCCAGTCCTATCTGGCAAATGCCTGGAGGAGTGCGTTTTCTCTGGCGACTCCTAGCGATACCGTCACCGTGCCTGGGTTGATGGCGCCCTCCTCCTTGCAGACCACTCAGGTGGTCGAGACCATGGTTAACCTGCAATGGACCGATAATACGGTAGATGAGTCGGATTTTGTGGTTGAACGTTGCTTGGGCGCGGATTGCAGCAATTTTAGCCAGGTGGGCGTCACCAGCGCGGTTACCTTTGCCGATGCCACCGTGCTTGCCAACCAGACTTATAGCTATCGGATCAAGGCCCGCAAGCAGACTCCTTGCGGCGCTGACCTTTCTTCTCCTTCCCCTGCGATCATCGTGAACACCATTCCTCCTGTGCCTGCTTCCCTGGTGGCCACCGTGATCCGGCCCGGTGTTGTCTCTTTGGCTTGGACGCCGCAGACCACCACTCACTCCGGGTTCTCGGTTGAGCGTTGCGACGGGGCCGGCTGTACGGATTTTGCTCTCCTTGCCACTATTTCCAGCCCTACAGTCGCTAAATACACCGACACCACTGCCTGCTATGGCAGTGACGGCACTAACCGTTATCGGGTCACAGCCATTGGGGCGTGGGGTGCGTCAGCCCCCAGCGCCGCGGTTACTGCGGTAAGCGGCACCGGGGCGATCCCCATAAGCCTCAGCACAGTGACCACCGAGGCCAGCGTCAAGCTGAACTGGAGCTACACCGATGCCAATCGGGATGGTTTCATTATCGAGCGTTGCGCCGGTCCTGTAGCCACCTGTAATCAGAGTGACGCCAATTTTATTCAGGTCAGCGGTTCGCCCATTACCGGTGATGATGCTGCTCTGCAGGCCTTCTGGCACATGGATGAATTGTCCTGGTCCGGGGCCGTCGGCGAGGTGATCGATAGTTCCGGCAAAGGAAACCATGCTACGGCGAGGAATGGCGCGGTTGCAGACAATCCGGGCAAAGTCGGTTCCGGCGCCGCCCTCCTGTCCGGAGTCGATTATCTCAGCACCGATCTCCTGGTCGATCAGGGTAACACTACCCCTGGGGCCACTTTCATGGCTTGGGTCTACCCGACCCTGCAGAACAACACCTATCAATACCTTTTCAGTACCGACAATGGTGGCGCGGACTGGGGGTTGAGTCTCAGAAACGGCTACTGGTATGTCGATACCGGCAGCACTGCCAATTACTATGCTACCTCCGCCACTATGAACACCTGGCAGCACGTGGCCGTAGTCTTCAATCCGGTGGTGGGGGTGCAGGTCTATGTTAACGGCATCTTGCGCAGTACCATCGCCAATATCGGTTTCGAAGAGAGTTCAAACCCGATGAATATCGGTCGGCGTCCCACGACCGGCGACTATTTCACCGGTCGGGTGGATGAGGTGGCGCTCTTCAATCGGACCTTGACCAGCCAGGAGGTGACCCAGTATTACAATAATAGCCGTGTTTTCACCTTCATCGATAGTGATGGCATCACTACCGCTACCACCTACAACTACCGGATTAAACCCGTGATCAATACCACCTGCGGGGACTGGGAGCCAAGGGTGGGCTTTGGGGCGGTGAGCGCTACCACCCCGACCGTGCCGTTGGCCCCGCTCTCCTTGACCGTGACCCAAAAGGGCACCACTGAACTTGGGCTGGCCTGGACCCCCAAGACCTCGAGTGAGTCTGGGTTTGTTATCGACCGCTGTCAGGGAACGGGTTGCGATTTTTCAACCATGGTCAGCTTCCAGGTTGGGGCTGGGATGAGTGCTTATCAGGATATCTCTACGTGTCAAGGAACGACTTATCGTTATCGGGTGAAGGCGGTGAAAGGGAGCGCCGCCCCCTGGGAGTGGGAGAGCCCATACAGCACAGCGGCGGAAAAGGCCACGGTGGCTGCTAATTCCGTGGCGCTTTTACTGAATGTGGTCTCTGAATCGGAGGTCACCGCCTCGTGGAGCGATGTCAACCCGGATGAGGATAGTTACGAACTCTCCCGCTGCCTGGTAGTCTCCGGCATCACGGCCTGTGACCAGGATCATCACTTTACTGTCCTGGAGACTTTCCCGGGCACGGTATCCGGTGCCTTGCTCCATTATCGGATGGATGAGGCCCTGTGGAATGGTACCGCCAATGAGGTCAAGGATGTGGGCAACAGTAAACATGGCCGGGCCTATGGCGGGGCGACTACGGCAGCCGGAGGCCGTTTTGGCCGGGCCGGGTCCTTTAACGGCACCACCGGTTATGTATACACCCCGTTGACGTTGGATCAGAAGCGGAACTCGCCAGGGGTGACTATGGAGGCTTGGGTCTATCCGACCATGACCGATACCAACCCGCGTAATGTCTTTTCTACCGAGAACGGCGGTTATGATTGGGGGATTGTTGCCTTGAACGGCAAGTGGTATGTCAACACCGGCTTGTCGCAATACTACACCGGTTTGACGGTGGAGTTGAACACCTGGCAGCATATCACCGCCGTGTTCACCCCCTTGGTCGGCATCACCTTCTATAAGAACGAGCAGATGGTCTCTATTCCCGAGATCGATTACGACCTCTCGAGTGGGGCGTTTACTATCCGTCGCCAGGCCAATAGCAGTTCAGCGCTTTACTACTTCAAGGGGATGATCGACGAGGTCTTAGTCTATGGCCGACCATTGACTGCGGCCCAGGTAACGGACCACAACAGCTATCAGGAGCGGACCGCCTTCACTTATAGCGATACTGGGCTTGAGCAGGACAGTACCTATGTCTACCGGCTTAAGGCCAGCAAGGCGGCTGGCTGCGGGTGGAGCAAGGTGGCGACTGCCACTGCCGTTACCCCGGTGCTGCCACCTCCCACCAACTTGGCCATCACCTGTAACTCGACCAGGTGTACGCTCGGGTGGATGGATAACAACGGTTCTGAGACCGGCTACGTGGTTAGCCGTTGTGAGGGGGGGAGCGGAGATTGCGGCACACCTGCATTGTTTAATCTGGGGGCGAACAGTACCGCCATGATCGATGACACGGTCTGCCCGAATACGGCTTACACCTATCGAGTCTGGGCCATAGGGGCTTGGGGTCAGACCACCTTTGTCGAAATGGGGAAGAGCACCTCGATCCCGCCGGTACTCTCCAGTTTGAATGCCAATCGGGTATCTGAGGTGGCGGTCGATCTCTCCTGGAGCTTTCAGTCGGCCGATGAGACCGGGGTCAGGTTGGAACGCTGCCTCGGGGCAAGCTGCGTCGAGGTGGACCTTCCTCCGGCGACCAAAGCCTACGCCGATGCCACTTTGATGGCCGACACCGAGTACTGTTATCGGGTCAGTGCCTATAAAAACGCCTCCTGCGGTTGGCAGACCGCCTTGATCGGGCCGGTCTGCCGGACCACCAGCCTGGTGGTCGGTGATTTGACCGTTACCCCTCAAAACACCACCACGGCTGCGTTGGCCTGGAGTGATACTTTCCAGACCGAGACTGTTTCGGTCGTGGAGCGGTGTAATGGGGATCTGGCCACCTGCTGCAACAATAACCCCGCAGTCTGCAACGGCACTTTTGCCAATATCGCTGAAGTAACAGCGAACAAGGTCTCCTATACTGATACGGATCTCTGTGCCGGTACCCCTTACACCTACCGGGTCACCACCATGGATAAGGGCTTGAGCAGGGATAACAACGGCTGTTGGACCAGACGGGCACCGTTTACCTTTACTACCTTTCCGGCCAATACCGGGGTCGAGGTGGTAATTCCCTATAAGAGCGGGATGCGGTCCGACTTTGCCGATCTGCGGTTCTATGATACCACCGCCCATCGGGAGTTATCTTATCGGATCAAGCAGAAGGTCAACTCCTCCAGCGCCACCGTCTGGGTGAAGACCGGCAGCAAGGCTACGATCTCTCTCTATTACGGTAATCTCAATGCCGGGGATAGCAGTGATGTCGGGGCCGTATCCACTGCCCAGGCGGGAGTAGCCAGTGTTAATTTCGCCGGCACCGAGGGCGATGGCGTCACCTGTTTCACCTTCACCCACACTTGGGTTGCCCCTCCGACTTTGGCTGTTCAGGCCGATACCGCCGCGGCCATGGCTCCTACGGATTTGACCGCCACGGTGGGAGAAGGGAGTATCCTTCTCTCCTGGACCTCCGGGACCGGCGACGAGAGCGGGTTTCAGGTGGAACGGGATTGTGGCAGCGGTTATGTCCAGATCGGTCTCACCCCGGCGGGTGTCACTACCTTGAGCGATGAGACGTTCCCCAGTTCTGAGCTGTGCAGTTATCAGGTCAATGGGGCTAAACAGGGGGCATGCCCCTGGACCTCCGCCCCGAGTAACAGTGTTCAACTCCTGGCGCCGCCTGAGACGCCGCAGGTTACCGCTACCCCGGAGAATGCTTTCTTGATCCGTTTGGATTGGACGGATGCCAGCGATGAGGAGGGGTATGACGTGGAGGTCAAGGTCTTCGGCGGAGTTTGGGTGCCGGTGATCGCTCTTGCCGCCGACCAGGTGAGCTTTACCGACACCGAGGGCATCAACCCTAACAGCCAGTACCTCTATCGAGTTCGAGCCCGTCGAGGGGCGGTCCACTCCGCCTGGGGCCAGGCAGCAGCTATTACCCCGGTCTATACAACCGGGGCGGCGACCTGTCCGTTGCCCTAGGGTTTTACTTCGTGCGATCACCGTAGAGTTGCCTCTGGCCCACGGCCAGAGTCAACTCTACTCATACATAGGGCTGGCGGATCGATGCCACTTAACCGTCCGTTGTCTCGCCTCTGGTGGGGAGCGTTGGCTCCCTACCTTAATTGCGTGTTGCCATTATTTCGATCATGGTCCTGTGTGGCAACGTCTGTAACTTTCTTGGGTGTGCTCCTCAGGCGCATCCTGCCATCTACGGAAAAGCTTGTTCATTCCTTCCTCTTCTGACAACTGCCCCGATCATAGCTTGAATCCAACACCATTCTTGCCAATTTACTGGAAGTATTGTAAGCCATTCTTTATGTTCAACCATCTCACTCGAGCCATTCAGTATAACTGTGAAATCTCCGATGCCAGGTTCGGCGCGGGCTATTCGCTCTGTACCCTGATTCTGAAGTTACGCAACTGTTACAAGTGGGAGCAGGGTCTTGAGCCTTGGGAGGAGCCGGAATCTGCAGTGGTTCTCGATTGGATTGAGGCGAAGGAGGAGCAGTGGCAGGTAATAGGCGGGCAGGAGTATCTGGGGCTACCAGGGAATGGCGCTTCGATTGACCCATATGATCTGATAGCTGTTAACTCTCTGCTTAAAGGTCATAATCTTTACTACGGTGCCGGG
Coding sequences within it:
- a CDS encoding DUF2341 domain-containing protein, which gives rise to MAFIIPTPITVMLPPRPMVRLVGLTTSAGTWLLPGQEGNEMRENARNGQGEILTRKRREGAVMRMGRQRNILVMLFGLALVLVGSVSFSQAAGDLFIWQFSHSQPGIQEAKASAVDSLGNLVITGYTNSGGDDDWYTIKLSSDGQSVLWTARYANPQGDDLAVAVAVDGNDDVIVTGYVFNGVNKDIAVIKYDGANGNQQGEPFIMNGVANGDDLAQALAVDALNNIYVAGYSHTGTSAGDNALIFRLGPGGPNPDGTPIWQVNYNGAANGDDRFTTVIAGVSGIAVAGHSRVMHSGGREDFDYLTMKIDATGTTLWQKNYDHGSENDLAYYVGMDQFGNVIVTGEVLAGGQHDMRTIKYAGGDGQQLWARSYSGGSPNIPRGLVVDSDGEVYLAGNTFTNNGKDDFYTARYAGASGVVVWEKVFDSGANNSDIPQALAVDQTGGLYVTGYTHKAVDGDDDFQTLKYNKENGNLIWQQAQDGPPAGGNQQPVGVAVALSITADGNVYVAGWSQIATEDLDYYAVKYSADLLNSPTGLISTVVSQTRVDLVWQDNSNPPNNEDTFCVERCQGFGCGDFVEITCSVPQDQTTYSDTSVIRDIWYTYRLKGKSVALGYSLPTAPSSVLTTVIDYPAPEWLYTHDGEGLDDMANAIAVGSDDNPVATGMSASAYSQYDYYTVKLDRTNAAIPLWIDDYDGPDGQGDMGICLAVDSHDDVVVSGFSSIDAGQGVNTNDIFTIKYAKTGPDPYTGYPVWTSQYNGPGNDDDRSTAVASAADNTDFTVVTGYGKNTDGNDDIYLIKYKPNYDTAGQEVWSIAPFDGGFNDYPSATAFTLAGNVVVVGTTYNAAGDSDIFISQYRGSDGTLMPGWPYVHDFGNGVDGINALAVAEDGSIYVAGYARNSAGNVDIYVNKFDQGGSPQWGGGQIIDGAGHGFDEARGVMIDPNDGEIVVGATVTSASGSLDFLVLRFTADGTLRWSRTLDLVEHDEILQGMTMSPSGEVCLVGETDDDVDTDVLAVKYDHLGNLIGSTRFDHGYDDFATAITVNRRGEFYVAGYSATGPLAHDDYDFVVFRFNGQELQAPSPLTTHVQHTTVDLLWTENDPTVSGYKVYRINGTCAVGGSSFSPADLIQTTTMVTTAIHDSGLNINATYCYGVESYRSSTGEVSRMIERQVTTTVPVPPDTLVATIKNTSAVDVCWHDNSSSEEGFEVQRCTGVDCDFSAVTSFLVPAELDGAAAATCMVDTTACDAGQGKVFRYRVQSYLANAWRSAFSLATPSDTVTVPGLMAPSSLQTTQVVETMVNLQWTDNTVDESDFVVERCLGADCSNFSQVGVTSAVTFADATVLANQTYSYRIKARKQTPCGADLSSPSPAIIVNTIPPVPASLVATVIRPGVVSLAWTPQTTTHSGFSVERCDGAGCTDFALLATISSPTVAKYTDTTACYGSDGTNRYRVTAIGAWGASAPSAAVTAVSGTGAIPISLSTVTTEASVKLNWSYTDANRDGFIIERCAGPVATCNQSDANFIQVSGSPITGDDAALQAFWHMDELSWSGAVGEVIDSSGKGNHATARNGAVADNPGKVGSGAALLSGVDYLSTDLLVDQGNTTPGATFMAWVYPTLQNNTYQYLFSTDNGGADWGLSLRNGYWYVDTGSTANYYATSATMNTWQHVAVVFNPVVGVQVYVNGILRSTIANIGFEESSNPMNIGRRPTTGDYFTGRVDEVALFNRTLTSQEVTQYYNNSRVFTFIDSDGITTATTYNYRIKPVINTTCGDWEPRVGFGAVSATTPTVPLAPLSLTVTQKGTTELGLAWTPKTSSESGFVIDRCQGTGCDFSTMVSFQVGAGMSAYQDISTCQGTTYRYRVKAVKGSAAPWEWESPYSTAAEKATVAANSVALLLNVVSESEVTASWSDVNPDEDSYELSRCLVVSGITACDQDHHFTVLETFPGTVSGALLHYRMDEALWNGTANEVKDVGNSKHGRAYGGATTAAGGRFGRAGSFNGTTGYVYTPLTLDQKRNSPGVTMEAWVYPTMTDTNPRNVFSTENGGYDWGIVALNGKWYVNTGLSQYYTGLTVELNTWQHITAVFTPLVGITFYKNEQMVSIPEIDYDLSSGAFTIRRQANSSSALYYFKGMIDEVLVYGRPLTAAQVTDHNSYQERTAFTYSDTGLEQDSTYVYRLKASKAAGCGWSKVATATAVTPVLPPPTNLAITCNSTRCTLGWMDNNGSETGYVVSRCEGGSGDCGTPALFNLGANSTAMIDDTVCPNTAYTYRVWAIGAWGQTTFVEMGKSTSIPPVLSSLNANRVSEVAVDLSWSFQSADETGVRLERCLGASCVEVDLPPATKAYADATLMADTEYCYRVSAYKNASCGWQTALIGPVCRTTSLVVGDLTVTPQNTTTAALAWSDTFQTETVSVVERCNGDLATCCNNNPAVCNGTFANIAEVTANKVSYTDTDLCAGTPYTYRVTTMDKGLSRDNNGCWTRRAPFTFTTFPANTGVEVVIPYKSGMRSDFADLRFYDTTAHRELSYRIKQKVNSSSATVWVKTGSKATISLYYGNLNAGDSSDVGAVSTAQAGVASVNFAGTEGDGVTCFTFTHTWVAPPTLAVQADTAAAMAPTDLTATVGEGSILLSWTSGTGDESGFQVERDCGSGYVQIGLTPAGVTTLSDETFPSSELCSYQVNGAKQGACPWTSAPSNSVQLLAPPETPQVTATPENAFLIRLDWTDASDEEGYDVEVKVFGGVWVPVIALAADQVSFTDTEGINPNSQYLYRVRARRGAVHSAWGQAAAITPVYTTGAATCPLP